In Pseudoalteromonas tetraodonis, the genomic window AATACTGCACGTATATTTATCTTTTTCTTGTGGATATTTTTTACTGCTAAGTACTAAAAATGGGCATTGCGTTAATTGCTCGCCTGTTTTGGGAGCAAACCATAACTGATCGTTTTTAACATATTGAAATATTTCTGGGTTGAATAACGCCCACATTTCAATTTCATCCTGATTTGTATCTAAATCTGCCGCACCATATTTAGTGCAGCATTTACCGCATTGATTGCAATTTTGCATAGGGTAGGTATTTACTATTGCGACTTAAATTAAGCGTTAAGTGTAGCACTGTAATATCCAGGTTTTTAAATTAAACCTCTGTTTTTATCGCTTATAATACTTTTGTAACAACGCAGCGCTTAATAATAATGTACTATTAGGGAATATATTTCGAATACGATGCCTTTAATAAATCAAAAAAGGCGCGTTAATAAGGTAGCAATTAATTATGAATACTAAAGTATACAAAGCGGTTCACGATTTGGCGGAAAAGCTGATGGCAGCGGCTAATAAAAATGATACTAAACAGTTTGAATCTTTATATGCTGAGCTAAAAGCTATTTGTATTGAAAACGAAAATACAGCGAAAGATCACCCTGTTCAGTGGGAAACATTGGCTGATTTCACCGAAGAGCTAGAAGAAGCTATTGAGACTTACGAAAAAGCGTTACAGAAGTCGATAGAAATTAATAACAAAGATCATATGTCGTCTGTTGCCTTTTCTATGGCTACTTTACAGCTTGAGCTGGGTGATAAAGAAGCGGCAATTAAAAATCTGCAAGATGCTAAAATCAGTGCAAATAAAATTGAAGACAAAGAATTAAAATCAGAGATCCATGAGTTATTAGAATCATTGGTTGAAGAAGAAGGCTAGACAATTTTATAGCCATTATTAATAATCAGCGTCAGTAATAATACCATTGGCGCTTTTTTTTTTTGATAAAAGCAAATTCTGCGTCATTAAATATTTATGCTTAAGTTAAGTCACTAAGCAAATCTTTTGGAGAAAACATGCTAGCGCAAATAGAACAATGGATTGATAAAACGAATAGCGAGTATGTTCATCAAAGAATATGCTGTGATACATTTGTTAGCGAATTTGCTGGCTTTTACCCGCATGATTTTTTGAAAACTGCATTTTATGTGGTTGTTGAACACATTCCCAAGCCTGACTTTACTGGTTTACGTGAAATTGGTTTAAGCGATTTTATTGACATGGATGTAGCAGGGATCACCTATAAAAACACTTATTACATATTACCTCATGTTGCGCGTAATTTAAGAGTGCATTTTCATGAGCTGGCTCATGTCGTTCAATGGCACGAGCTCGGTGCTCACGCTTTTATTATGCGCTACATCAATGAAATCCAAACCTGTGGTTATGATGATGCTCCGCTTGAAAAAATGGCCTATGCACTTGATGCGCACTTTACCAGCAATGGAAATAAATTTAATATTCCTGACTATATTACTCAACAGCTTTAGTTAATAAATATTATAAAAGGAATTTATATGTTGCGCTTTGTGCTCTATTTACTAGCTTTATCTGCCCTTGATGTAAAGGCAGCCGATTTTAATCATGATATTGTCAACGCATTGATCCACAGAACAACGCAACAAGTAACTTACGATAGCGCCTATCATAGGCTTGAATACCCTGGTGGCGATGTACCCGCTAATATTGGTGTATGTACTGATGTTATAATTAGGTCGTATCGACAGCTTGGTATTGATTTACAAAAGTTAGTACATGAAGACATGCAGGCCAATTTTCGCGCATATCCTTCTAAGCGTATTTGGGGATTAACCAAGCCAGATAAAAACATTGATCATCGACGTGTACCTAACTTACAGGTTTACTTTGAGCGCCATGCTCAAGTGTTATCTAAATCGCATAATGCAGCTGATTATAAAACCGGTGACATAGTCACTTGGATGCTGCCAGGCAATTTACCGCACATAGGTATGGTCGTTAATCAAATAGCGCAGGACAGTGGTCAACCGCTTATTGTGCACAATATTGGTCGCGGACCTGAAATGAGCGATATGCTTTTTGCTTATACAATTACGGGTCATTACCGATTTGTACCTGCTACTTATTCAGAGTAAATAACACGGCTATAATCGCGATTACTTGAGTAATAATTGCAGAAACAGGTAAGTGAATAAAGCGAGCTGTTAGGCATTATACTGTGTGGTTTGCTAGTTACTTTAAATTAATACTGATATCACCATTGGGCTTGCAGCAACACAATAGTATTTCACCATCACGCACAAAGGCTAACGGTTCTTCATTGTAATTGACTTCACCAGAGACAAGCGTAGCACGACACGCACCACAATATCCCTCACGGCACTGGTAAGCAACATCAATTTTATTCGATTCTAAGCAGTGTAAAAGAGAAGGGCAGCCAGCGGTAAAATCTAAGCACTGGCTGTTATCTGCAAGCGTGACACTTGCAGTGGTTCTATCAGTCATTATAAATCAAAGTCACCAAATTCAGCTGCATCAACCTGTGAATCAATTTGACCTACAAGGTATGAGCTAATTTCCGCTTCTTGTGGAGCAACTTGCACGTTATCAGAAACAAGCCATGAGTTGATCCATGGAATAGGGTTACTGTTATTATCAAACTGTGCTGGTAAACCAATAGCAGTCATGCGTGCATTGGTAATGTATTCAACATACTGACATAAAATATGTTTATTTAAGCCAATCATTGAACCATCTTTAAACAGGTACTCGGCCCATTCTTTTTCTTGCTCTGCAGCGTCAACAAACATCTTGATTGCTTCTTCACGGCACTGTGCAGCAACAATTGCCATTTCAGGGTCGTCTTTGCCATCTTGCATAATATTTAAAATATGCTGAGTGCCTGAAAGGTGAAGCGCTTCATCACGGGCAATAAGCTTAATAATTTTAGCATTGCCTTCCATTAGCTCACGCTCTGCAAACGCAAATGAACACGCAAAGCTGACATAAAAGCGAATAGCTTCAAGAATGTTCACTGACATCATCGCCAGATACAATTTCTTTTTCAGCTCAAATAAATTAACCACAACGGTTTCACCATTAATGTCATGTTTGCCTTCACCGTACAGGTTGTAAAGCGACACCGAGTTAATTAAATCGTCGTAATAAGTGGTTACGGCATCGGCACGTTCACTAATTTTGTCATTGCTAACAATGTCGTCAAAAATGAGTTCAGGGGCTTGAGTTACATTACGAATAATATGTGTGTATGAACGGCTGTGAATGGTTTCACTAAACGCCCATGTTTCAATCCATGTTTCAAGCTCAGGAATTGACACAATTGGCAATAGTGCAACGTTAGGCGAACGGCCTTGAACACTATCAAGTAAAGTTTGGTATTTTAAGTTACTTAAAAAGATATGTTTTTCGTGATCAGGAAGCGCTTGAAAGTCTAAACGGTCTTTACTTACGTCAACTTCTTCAGGACGCCAAAAGAAAGACAATTGTTTTTCAATCAGCTTTTCAAAAATAGGGTATTTTTGTTGATCGTAACGTGACACGTTAACGGTTTGACCAAAAAACATTGGCTCTTGCATTTGGTTATTATGATTTCTGCTAAAAGTAGTATAAGACATGTTTATCACTCAAAAAACTATCACTAAAACTATCAGGACAAAGCGGGCAAGGCGCCCGCTTTAAGTTTAACTATTAAATTTTACACGCGCCGCCTGCACAATCATCATCTTCCACTTCTGGAGCGTCTTCTTGTGCGTCTGATGCGCCATCACGGGTGTTATGGTAGTACAGCGTTTTAACACCTAGCTTGTAGGCACCAAGTAAGTCTTTTAATAAGACTTTCATAGGTACTCTACCGCCTTCGTATTTATTTGGATCATAATTAGTATTTGCTGAAATCGTTTGGTCGATAAATTTCTGCATTATTCCTACTAATTGTAAGTAACCATCGTTTGATGGGATATCCCACAGTAACTCATAGCTATCTTTAAGGCGTTCGTACTCAGGGACAACTTGTTTTAAAATACCGTCTTTACTTGCTTTAACACTAATATGGCCACGCGGTGGCTCAATGCCATTGGTTGCATTAGATATTTGCGATGATGTTTCTGATGGCATTAATGCGCTCAGTGTTGAGTTACGCATACCGTGCTCTTTAATGCTGGAACGTAACGCGTCCCAATCAAGATGAAGTGGTTCATCACAAATTTTATCTAAATCACGTTTGTACGTATCCGTTGGCATAATACCTTGTGAGTACGTTGTTTCGTTAAATTTAGGACAGGCACCACGCTCTTTTGCCAGCTCATTAGATGCTTTCATTAGGTAGTACTGAATCGCTTCAAATGTTCTGTGCGTAAGCGCATTTGCGCTGCCATCTGAATAACGCTTACCGTTTTTAGCTAGGTAGTATGCGTAGTTAATAACGCCTATGCCTAGCGTACGACGTCCCATAGTTGCATTTTTAGCTGCAGGTACTGGGTAGTCTTGGAAATCAAGTAGGTTATCAAGTGCGCGTACCGCAAGCTCAGCTAACTCTTCTAGTTCATCTAAAGACTCAATGGCACCTAAGTTAAACGCAGATAATGTACAAAGTGCAATTTCACCTTCTTCATCATTCACGTTGCTAAGAGGCTTAGTTGGTAACGCAATTTCTAAACATAAGTTAGATTGACGAATAGGCGCCACTTTTGAGATAAACGGACTGTGTGTATTACAGTGGTCAACGTTCTGTAAGTAAATACGACCCGTGCTAGCACGTTCTTGAGCAAACATAGAGAACAGCTCAATCGCTTTAATTCGTTTTTTACGAATTGACTCGTCTTGCTCATATTTTACATATAGCGCGTCAAACTCGTCTTGGTCTTCAAAAAATGCATCGTAAAGGCCAGGCACGTCAGAGGGGCTGAATAACGTAATGTAATCGTCTTTAATTAAACGTGAGTACATGAGTTTATTAAACTGTACGCCGTAATCTAAGTGACGTACGCGGTTATCATCAACGCCACGGTTGTTTTTAAGCACTAATAAGTTTTCAACTTCTAAATGCCAAAGCGGGTAGAAAAGGGTTGCTGCGCCACCACGTACACCGCCTTGCGAACAGCTTTTAACCGCTGTTTGAAAGTGCTTATAAAACGGAATACAACCTGTGTGGTACGCTTCACCGTTACGAATAGGGCTACCTAGTGCACGAATACGACCTGCATTAATACCAATACCAGCACGTTGAGAAACGTATTTAACAATTGCTGATGATGTAGCATTAATTGAGTCTAGGCTATCGCCACACTCAATAAGTACACATGAGCTAAACTGGCGTGTTGGTGTACGTACGCCCGACATAATTGGCGTAGGTAAAGAAATTTTAAATAATGAAACCGCATCATAAAAACGTTTGATGTAATCAATACGTGTATCACGAGGGTAATCAGAGAATAAGCTTGCAGCCACTAAGATATATAAAAACTGCGCGCTTTCGTAAATTTCACCCGTTACACGGTTTTGAACTAGGTATTTACCTTCAAGCTGTTTTACTGCTGCGTAGCTAAAGTTAAGATCGCGAGAATGGTCTAAGTACGCATCTAGCTCATCTAATTCTTGCTCTGTGTAATCAACGAGTAAATGTGCATCGTAGCGTTTTTGTTCAACCATGTTAGTAACATGGTCAAAAAGACGCGGTGGTTCAAACTGGCCATAGGCTTTTTTACGTAAATGGAATACAGCTAAACGAGCAGCAAGGTACTGATAATCAGGCGATTCTTTTGAGATCTGATCCGCAGCAGCTTTAATAATCGTTTCGTGGATGTCTTTAGTACGAATACCGTCATAAAATTGAATATGCGATTTTAGTTCAACTTGTGAAACCGAAACGTTATTTAAACCTTCGGCGGCCCATTCAATAACGCGATGGATCTTATCAAGATCGAGTGGCTCTTTACGACCGTCACGTTTGCTTACAGATAACTGTTGGTTCATAGCTTTGCCTGTATTCCTTGGGAATTAAATATTTTTGACCAATGCGTGCACCTAAAAAAGCGCAGTGCCTATTCGTTTATTGTTATTTTCACCGGTTTGGTGAATTTAATTGAATAACATTTAGCCACAATATCTGGTGTTGTTCAAATTAGAGATCACAAGATAGTGTGGTCTGGGATCTTTTGCAAGGGACAGAAACCGCTCTCATTGTGGATAACGTTGGGATAACGCAATTGTGTTAGTAGGCATTAACCTTTGATCATTCGGTTAAGTTGAAATTTGTAAAAATCAACTAAGGAAAGATTAAATTTACGCTTTTTTAAAATAAATTTTGTCTGCTTTTTTTATCATCAAGCTTTGCGTAAAAACTAACACAATCACAATATGTAGTGTTTATTAATTAACATGGCACTATATGTGGTTAAATGCATCTATAGGACTGTGCCAATTAAAATCCGCATTCCAAGCCAATGCCTCGTCAACACTCGGTACATATCCCCATAGTGCGGTTGCGGTGTGCATATTGGCTGCTTTACCTGCCTGAATGTCACGCTGCGCATCACCTATATATAAGCAACGCGAAGGATCTACACTCATTTGCTCAGCGCAATACAGTAAAGGAAGGGGTGAGGGCTTAGATTCAGCTAAGGTATCACCGCTAACCACAATACGTGCATTTTTTAATGCAGGAATCGCTTTGACTAAAGGATCAGTTAAAAATCCGGGCTTATTAGTCATAATTCCCCAGGGTATTGCTTTGTTATCAAGTGCGATTAATAATTGCTCTATTCCTACAAAACATCGAGTATGGGTAGCAATATTGGCAGCATATTGCGTGACTAGCTCATGTAAAAGTTGCTCTTGCGGCTGTTGTGCCCAGCTTTCTTTAAAACCAGCAGCCAATAAAGCGGCAGCACCGTTTGAAGCCGCGGGGCGATATATATCACTGCCCACTTGGGGTTGTTGATGATTTTGCAGCACGGTGTTTAGTGCGGCGCCTAAATCATCAGCGGTATCGAGTAAAGTGCCATCTAAGTCAAACAGCAATGCTTGATATTCCATTGGGGCAATGGGGGTTTGAGAGCTTGCCATCACGCTAACTTCTCAAAATGCAGCATATAATTTACGCTTACATCATCATTCATTGTGTATTGCTTAGAAAGCGGGTTGTAACTTAAACCAGCACTGGCACGTACTTTTAAGCCAGCTTGCTCTGCCCATGCAATTAATTGTGCAGGTTTAATAAATTTTTTATGGTCGTGCGTACCTTCGGGGACCATTTTTAACAGTTTTTCTGCCCCGACAATAGCGTATAAGTAAGCTTTTGGGGTTTTATTAAGAGTAGAGAAAAAAACATCAGCCCCCGGTTTTGCCAATTTAGCCACCGCATGAATAATAGATGCAGGGTCGGGGACGTGCTCTAACATTTCCATACAAGTGATCACATCAAAGCGCTCAGGGTGCTCATCTGCAAACTGCTCTGCAGGTACTTTTATATACTCAACGGGGACACTTGTTTCTAAGCTGTGTAACTTGGCGATAGTTAAAGGCTCTTGGCCCATATCGATACCTGTTACGTTTGCGCCCATTCGCGCCATGCTGTGACTTAAAATGCCACCACCACATCCTACATCGAGGGTTTCTTTATCAAATAATCCTTTGGTTTTGTCTGCGATGAAATCTAATCGTAATGGATTAATTTCGTGAAGCGGCTTAAATTCGCCTTCTAAATCCCACCAACGTTCTGCGATGGCTTCAAACTTTGCTATTTCTGCGTTATCTACATTTTGATGTTCGGTCATAAAATACTTCCTCGTCAATCTGAGGCCATTATATAGGCCTAAATTGATAAATCGCAAAGTTTTGCGCCTGTAAATTAAAATTAATTGTGATAGCATGGTTACTTAGAAATAATAACAAACACTCTTAATACCTAATACTGGGTTGTTAAGAGCTGATACTGAAGGAATGTGATATCAAATGACTGATCTCGCCAATGAAATTCTGCCAGTCAATATTGAAGACGAGTTAAAAAACTCCTACTTAGATTACGCCATGAGTGTAATTGTAGGACGTGCATTACCAGACGTACGTGACGGTTTAAAACCTGTTCACCGCCGCGTTTTGTTTGCAATGAACGAGCTTAGTAATGACTGGAACAAGCCTTACAAAAAATCGGCCCGTGTGGTCGGTGACGTAATCGGTAAATACCACCCACACGGCGACAGTGCAGTTTATGACACCATCGTACGTATGGCTCAGCCATTCTCACTGCGTTACATGCTAGTAGATGGTCAGGGTAACTTTGGTTCGGTTGATGGTGATTCAGCAGCGGCAATGCGTTATACAGAAGTACGTATGGCAAAAATGTCGCACGAATTATTAGCCGATCTTGAAAAAGAAACGGTTGATTTTGTGCCTAACTACGATGGCACAGAGCAAATTCCTGATGTGTTACCCACTAAAATACCTAACCTGTTAGTTAATGGTTCATCGGGTATTGCGGTTGGTATGGCAACAAATATTCCGCCACATAACTTAACAGAAGTCGTGAATGGCTGTTTAGCGCTTATTCAAAACCCTGAATTGACCATTACTGAGTTAATGGATTACATTCCTGGGCCTGATTTCCCAACTGCGGCGATTATTAACGGTAAAAAAGGCATTGAACAAGCTTATCAAACCGGTCGTGGTAAAGTGTACATGCGTGCGCGTGCTGACATCGAAACCGATGAAAAGACGGGTCGCGAAACCATTATTGTTCATGAAATCCCTTACCAAGTTAACAAAGCACGTTTGATTGAAAAAATCGCCGAGCTAGTTAAAGATAAAAAAATTGAAGGGATCAGCGCATTACGTGATGAATCAGATAAAGATGGTATGCGTATCGTTATCGAGATCAAACGTGGTGACGTAGGTGAAGTTATTTTAAACAACCTTTATTCACAAACTCAGTTACAAACTGTGTTTGGTATGAATATGGTTGCGTTAATTAATAACCAACCTAAGTGTTTCAACTTAAAAGAAATGCTTGAAGAATTTATTATTCACCGCCGTGAAGTTGTTACCCGTCGTACGGTATTTGATTTACGCAAAGCCCGCGACCGTGCGCATACGCTAGAAGGTTTAGCGATTGCACTGGCTAACATTGACCCAATTATCGAACTTATTCGTAAGTCGCCAACACCTGCTGAAGCAAAAGTTGCATTAACAGCGCGTCCATGGGAATTAGGTAATGTTAAAGCCATGCTTGATAAAGCAGGCGAAGACAACGTAGCACGCCCAGATTGGTTAGCAAGCGAGCTTGGTATTCGTGATGGTCAGTACTATATTTCTGAGCAACAAGCTCAAGCAATATTAGACTTACGTTTACATAAACTTACTGGTCTTGAACACGAAAAAATTCTTACCGAATATCAATCATTACTTGAGTTGATTGCTGAGTTATTATTCATTTTGGCAAATCCAGAGCGTTTAATGGAAGTTATTCGTGATGAGCTCGTTGAAATTAAAGAGCAATATGGTGATGAGCGCCGCACTGAAATAAATGCTGCAGCACATGATATTAGCCTTGAAGATTTAATCAACGAAGAAAACGTAGTTGTTACGCTTTCACATGAAGGGTACGTTAAGTATCAAGCATTAACTGATTACGAAGCGCAGCGTCGTGGTGGTAAAGGTAAATCAGCAACTAAGATGAAAGATGAAGATTTCATTGAACGTTTATTGGTTGCCAATACGCACGATACTATTCTTTGTTTCTCTACAGCGGGTCGTTTATATTGGCTTAAAGTATACCAGTTGCCACTTGCCAGTCGTGCAGCGCGCGGTAAGCCAATTGTTAACTTATTACCACTTGAAGCAGATGAACGTATTACTGCAATCCTGCCAGTACGCGATTATGAAGATGATAAATACATCTTTATGGCGACGGCGTTCGGTACGGTTAAGAAGACGCCATTAACGGCATACAGTCGTCAACGTGCAAGCGGTATTATTGCGGTTAACTTAAACGAAGGTGATAGCTTAATCGGTGTTGATATTACCGATGGCAGCAACGAAATTATGTTGTTCACTGATGCGGGTAAAGTTGTTCGCTTTAAAGAAGCTGAAGAAACAGCTGTTGTTGATGAAAATGGTAACCCAGTACTAGACGAAGAAGGCAAACCTGAAATCCGTTTCAAAGGTGTACGTCCTATGGGCCGTACTGCAACGGGTGTTCGTGGTATTAAGATGCCAGACGATCAGCGTGTTGTATCACTTATTGTACCAAAGAATGATGGTGCAATATTAACAGTGACAGAAAATGGCTACGGCAAGCGTACCCAACTTGAAGATTACCCATCTAAGAGTCGTGCAACTCAAGGTGTTGTATCAATCAAAGTGAGTGAGCGTAACGGTGCTGTTGTTGGTGCTGTACAGGTTGATGACAACGACGAAATAATGATTATTTCGAATCGTGGTACCTTAGTACGTACTCGCGTTAATGAAGTTTCTACGGTTGGACGTAACACCCAAGGTGTTATTTTGATCAGAACTATTGACGAAGAGCAAGTAGTTGGTTTACAACGTATAGAAGAAATTGAAGTGACTGAAAGTGACTTGGTTGATATCGAAGACGTTGAAACAGTAGATACAGTTATTGATGAAGTGGCGGATGACAATCCTCCTTCAGAATAATTAGATTGAAAAAAGCGGCCTTGGCCGCTTTTTTTATGTGGTTGAAAAAAATTAAATTAGTTTAATTCAAGTTAAATTACTGGAATGAGGAAAAGGTAATGAGTATATATAATTTTTGTGCAGGCCCTGCAATGTTACCACCGGCTGTTATGCAAAAAGCGCAAAAAGAGTTTTTAAACTGGCAAGGTCTTGGTGTATCGGTGATGGAAATAAGTCATCGTAGTCATGAATTTTTAGCATTAACCGCTAAATGTGAAGCCAGCCTGCGTCGTTTAATGAATATCAGTGACGAGTTTGAAGTGCTATTTATGCACGGTGGTGGTCGAGGTCAATTCAGTGCCGTACCTTTAAACCTTCATGTTAACGGTAAAAAAGCAGTTTATTGTGAAAATGGCGTTTGGTCAAAAAGTGCAACCAGCGAAGCCGATAAGTTTACAAATACACACGCTGTTGATGTGCGCAATGATGATAACGGCCTGTTTTCTATTAAGCAGGTAGCCGATTGGGTTTTACCTGCTGATGCGTCTTACATTCACTATTGCCCGAATGAAACCGTAGACGGCCTTGAAATATTTGACGTACCCAGTCATCCAACGGCGCCGATTGTGGCCGATATGTCATCGACTATTTTATCGCGCGAAATTGACGTTAATAAATTTGATTTAATCTACGCGGGTGCACAAAAAAATATCGGTCCATCGGGCATTGCTATTGTGATTGTTCGCAAAACGCTACTTGAGCGTGAAGGGCTCGCCAAGCCGGGTATTTTAGATTACGCCCTTGAAGCAAAACAAGGCAGCATGTTTAACACCCCACCGACTTTTGCTTGGTATTTAGCGGCTGAAGTATTTGCATGGCTTGAGCAAACCGGGGGTGTAAAAGCCATGGAAGCTCAAAATATTGCCAAAGCGCAGCTGCTTTATGATTTTATTGATGGTTCAGATTTTTATACCAATAAAGTAGCGAAGCATTGCCGTTCACGTATGAATGTGCCTTTTTGGCTGGTTGATGAAAGCTTTAATGATAAGTTTGTTAAAGAGTCAAAAGAAGCGGGCTTGTTAGCGCTTGAAGGTCATCGTATTGTTGGCGGGATGCGCGCCAGTATTTATAACGCGATGCCATTGGGAGGTGTACAAGCCTTAGTTGACTTTATGGCTAACTTCGCCAAGGAGAATAGTTAATGGAGCAACTTTTCTTAGCCCCTATTTCACAAGTGAATGGCAGTGTGACATTACCGGGTTCAAAGAGTTTATCAAACCGAATTTTATTATTAGCAGCATTATCTAACGGCACCACGGTTGTTGAAAATTTACTCGACAGCGACGATATTCGCCATATGCTGGGTGCGTTAAAGCACTTGGGCGTTAATGTAACGCTTAATACTGAACGCACCGTAGCAACCGTAGAGGGCGTAAGTGGCGTGTTTAATACGCCAACTGAGCCGTTGTTTTTAGGTAATGCAGGTACAGCGTATCGGCCATTAACGGCAGTACTGAGTGCGATTGCTGGTGAGTATGAGTTAATTGGTGAGCCGCGCATGGAAGAGCGCCCTATAGGGCATTTAGTTGATGCATTACAAGCCTTGGGTGGTAATGTAAGTTATTTAAAAAATAAAGATTACCCGCCACTTAAAATTATCGGTGGGCAAATAGCCGGCGGTGAAGTCGAAATTGACGGCAGTATTTCAAGTCAATTTTTAACGGCGCTGCTCATGGCTGCGCCGTTATTTAAAGGCGATACACACATTAAAATTAAAGGTACCTTAGTCTCTAAGCCTTATATTGATATTACGCTGGATGTGATGGCGCGCTTTGGTGTAACTGTTGAGCATGATAATTACACCACGTTCTTCGTTAAAGGTGCCCAGCAATACCAAGCGGTTGAGCGCATAATGGTTGAAGGTGATGCTTCATCGGCTTCTTATTTTATTGCTGCTGCAGCAATTGCCGGTGGCGAAATAGAAATTAAAGGCGTTGGCGCTAAATCAGTTCAAGGTGATATTGGCTTTGCTAAAGTGATGGAGCAAGTGGGTGCCAAAATTGATTGGTATGACGAGCGTTTAGTTGTTCGTAAAGGCGAGCTTAACGGTATCGATATAGATGCTAATGCGATACCTGATGCTGCAATGACCTTGGCGACTGTTGCCTTGTTTGCTAAAGGGCCAACCGCTATTCGTAATATTTATAACTGGCGGGTAAAAGAAACTGACCGTTTACATGCAATGGCCACCGAGCTTAGAAAAGTAGGGGCTGAAGTGGTTGAAGGGCACGACTTTATTGAGATCACACCGCCAAAGCAATTTAATAATGTGGCTGTAGATACCTACGACGATCACCGTATTGCCATGTGCTTTGCAATGGTGGCAGTAGGGGGTAAGCCCATAACGATTAACGATCCGGCCTGTACTTATAAGACATTCCCAACATTTTTCAAAGTGTTAGCATCTGTCAGTAAATAGGCTATTTATAAGTATTTATAAAAAGTTACATACTAAAAGCGGATAATCTTTATTAATTGGCGTATAATGTGGCGGTTTATTTTGGTGTGCATTGAAGGAGGTTTTAAATGCCGGCGTTATTAATGCCCGTAATCACCGTAGATGGCCCAAGTGGTTCTGGTAAAGGAACTGTTTGTCGCCTATTGGCTGAAAAATTAGGCTGGGATGTGTTAGATAGCGGAGCAATTTATCGCGTACTATCACTTGCAGCACTTCATCACCAAATTGCGTTAGATAACGAAGAAGCACTCGTCCCATTAGCTGCAAATCTTGATGTGCAGTTTTTGATAGACAGTGACACTAATGCAGGAAAGATTATTTTAGAAGGCGAAGATGTCACAACCACTATTCGAAATGAAGAAGTGGGTGCTGCAGCGTCTAAAGTGGCCGCATTACCGCGTGTTCGAGAAGCGTTGCTTCGCCGCCAGCGTGCGTTTAGAACAGAAAACGGTTTAATTGCCGATGGCCGCGATATGGGCACTGTGGTATTTCCAGATGCGCCATTAAAGATATTTCTAACCGCAAGTGCAGAAGAACGTGCTCGCAGACGTTTTGTTGAGTTGAATGAGCGCGGGCTTGATGTTACACTAAGTGGTCTATTACAGGACATTCAAGCACGTGACGATCGCGATATGAATCGTGCCGTTGCGCCGCTT contains:
- the aroA gene encoding 3-phosphoshikimate 1-carboxyvinyltransferase; the protein is MEQLFLAPISQVNGSVTLPGSKSLSNRILLLAALSNGTTVVENLLDSDDIRHMLGALKHLGVNVTLNTERTVATVEGVSGVFNTPTEPLFLGNAGTAYRPLTAVLSAIAGEYELIGEPRMEERPIGHLVDALQALGGNVSYLKNKDYPPLKIIGGQIAGGEVEIDGSISSQFLTALLMAAPLFKGDTHIKIKGTLVSKPYIDITLDVMARFGVTVEHDNYTTFFVKGAQQYQAVERIMVEGDASSASYFIAAAAIAGGEIEIKGVGAKSVQGDIGFAKVMEQVGAKIDWYDERLVVRKGELNGIDIDANAIPDAAMTLATVALFAKGPTAIRNIYNWRVKETDRLHAMATELRKVGAEVVEGHDFIEITPPKQFNNVAVDTYDDHRIAMCFAMVAVGGKPITINDPACTYKTFPTFFKVLASVSK
- the cmk gene encoding (d)CMP kinase, with amino-acid sequence MPALLMPVITVDGPSGSGKGTVCRLLAEKLGWDVLDSGAIYRVLSLAALHHQIALDNEEALVPLAANLDVQFLIDSDTNAGKIILEGEDVTTTIRNEEVGAAASKVAALPRVREALLRRQRAFRTENGLIADGRDMGTVVFPDAPLKIFLTASAEERARRRFVELNERGLDVTLSGLLQDIQARDDRDMNRAVAPLVPAEDAIELDTSELNAQQVFDKVITLLDASISEGKLPKRS